In Panacibacter ginsenosidivorans, the following proteins share a genomic window:
- the cobA gene encoding uroporphyrinogen-III C-methyltransferase has protein sequence MKKSILSLVGAGPGDAELITLKAINILKQADVILYDALANESLLEYVSPKAIKQFVGKRYGCHALSQSEINHLIIEYAFSHGHVVRLKGGDPFVFGRAQEEIDAARAAGIEVQIIPGISSAIAVPASQMIPLTCRGINESFWITTGTTMSGEISKDIHLAAQSSATVIILMAMSKLEAIMDIFAAHGKKETPVAIIQDGTTNKEKIVIGKVRDIAFKAQHAGLGNPAIIMVGEVVNLHPSQLAQKVSMNTNNYSNVFVNKK, from the coding sequence ATGAAAAAATCAATTTTAAGTTTAGTAGGAGCGGGTCCGGGAGATGCAGAATTGATCACATTAAAAGCAATTAATATACTAAAGCAGGCAGACGTAATATTATATGATGCCCTTGCAAACGAATCGTTGCTGGAATATGTATCACCTAAGGCAATAAAACAGTTTGTTGGCAAGCGTTATGGATGCCATGCGTTATCACAATCAGAGATCAATCATCTTATAATTGAATATGCTTTTTCGCACGGGCATGTTGTGCGGTTAAAGGGTGGAGATCCTTTTGTGTTTGGCAGGGCACAGGAAGAAATAGATGCTGCGAGAGCCGCAGGTATTGAAGTGCAAATTATTCCTGGCATATCAAGCGCAATTGCAGTTCCTGCTTCACAGATGATTCCCCTTACTTGCCGCGGTATCAACGAAAGTTTTTGGATAACAACAGGCACAACTATGTCGGGAGAAATTTCGAAAGATATTCATCTTGCCGCGCAGTCATCTGCAACAGTTATTATTCTTATGGCAATGAGCAAGCTCGAAGCTATCATGGATATTTTTGCAGCGCATGGCAAAAAAGAAACGCCTGTCGCTATTATTCAGGATGGCACAACCAACAAAGAAAAGATAGTGATCGGTAAGGTAAGAGATATTGCATTTAAAGCGCAACACGCTGGTCTTGGTAATCCTGCAATTATTATGGTAGGAGAGGTGGTTAATTTGCATCCTTCACAACTAGCGCAAAAGGTTTCAATGAATACAAATAACTATAGCAATGTATTTGTTAATAAGAAGTAG
- a CDS encoding Crp/Fnr family transcriptional regulator, which yields MKESKKHCDLESCMMCRLCIKEWKPAMEANRKNFHYKKGELLFKEGEELKGVYFINEGTVKVHKQWGDKELILRFARKGAIAGHRGLGGDMLYSVSATALEPVNVCYVDLDFFKSTMKVNHDFMYELMMFFASELKESERNMRNLVHMPVKGRIAQALFTLKEKFGVKEDGSIDIELSRQDFASFVGTTYETVFRMLNELLEDKLLKVDGKNITILDREKLMELTKH from the coding sequence ATGAAAGAAAGTAAAAAACATTGTGATCTTGAAAGCTGCATGATGTGCAGGCTTTGTATAAAAGAATGGAAGCCTGCAATGGAAGCCAACCGTAAAAATTTTCACTATAAGAAAGGTGAATTACTTTTTAAAGAGGGCGAGGAATTGAAAGGTGTTTATTTTATAAATGAAGGAACGGTGAAAGTGCACAAGCAATGGGGCGATAAAGAACTAATACTGCGTTTTGCAAGAAAAGGCGCTATAGCAGGGCATCGTGGGTTGGGTGGCGATATGCTGTATTCCGTATCTGCAACAGCTTTGGAGCCGGTTAATGTTTGTTATGTAGATCTTGATTTTTTTAAATCGACGATGAAAGTGAATCATGACTTTATGTATGAGCTCATGATGTTTTTTGCAAGTGAATTAAAAGAATCAGAACGAAACATGCGCAACCTGGTACATATGCCGGTGAAAGGTCGCATAGCGCAGGCATTGTTTACCTTGAAAGAAAAGTTTGGCGTGAAAGAAGATGGATCAATAGATATTGAATTAAGTCGCCAGGATTTTGCATCATTTGTTGGAACAACTTATGAAACTGTTTTCAGGATGCTTAATGAATTGTTAGAAGATAAATTGCTGAAAGTTGATGGTAAAAATATTACAATTCTTGATAGAGAAAAACTAATGGAGCTTACTAAACATTGA